A genome region from Musa acuminata AAA Group cultivar baxijiao chromosome BXJ3-5, Cavendish_Baxijiao_AAA, whole genome shotgun sequence includes the following:
- the LOC103984629 gene encoding plant UBX domain-containing protein 10 yields the protein MADGFEDKLAYFQAITGLDDPDLCTEILSAHNWDLELAISSFTSHAPPSSSDPPAVAAAAAAPAPTPAPAPPPGLAWKIVTLPFYVVSGGVHLVTGAVGLGFWIAGGVMSRTLGLLGLAAAPRGQEGDRLIPLSASAAEAADFVAAFERDYGGAAADSKPHFVPEGFMDALQRSQREYKLMFVYLHSSEHPDVPAFCEGCLCSPVVAAFVNENFVAWGGSIRREEGFKMSNSLKASRFPFCAIVMPSTNQRIVLLQQIEGPKSPEEMLTILQRVIEECAPSLVAARLDAEERRNNQQLREEQDAAYRAALEADQARERQTIEEEERLKREAEEAERKRKEEEEALERAAREAADKEAALARRRQEKAMSLGVEPDKGPDVTQVLVRFPTGERKERRFNSSATISALYDYVDSLECLKAENYTLVSNFPRVSYGPEKHSLTLKEAGLHPQASLFVEIHS from the exons ATGGCGGATGGATTTGAGGACAAATTGGCCTACTTCCAGGCCATCACCGGCCTCGACGATCCCGACCTCTGCACTGAGATCCTTTCCGCCCACAATTGGGATCTCGAACTCGCCATATCCTCCTTCACCTCCCATGCTCCCCCCTCCTCCTCCGATCCAcctgccgtcgccgccgccgccgccgctcccgctcccactcccgctcccgctccccctCCCGGCCTAGCCTGGAAGATCGTCACCCTCCCATTCTACGTCGTCTCCGGTGGCGTCCACCTCGTCACTGGCGCCGTGGGCCTTGGCTTCTGGATCGCCGGCGGCGTCATGTCCCGGACGCTCGGTCTCCTTGGCCTCGCCGCCGCGCCCCGCGGCCAGGAGGGCGACCGCCTGATCCCCCTCTCGGCCTCTGCGGCTGAGGCTGCAGACTTCGTTGCCGCCTTCGAGAGGGACTACGGAGGTGCGGCAGCCGACAGCAAGCCCCACTTTGTACCGGAGGGGTTCATGGACGCCCTCCAGCGGTCCCAGCGGGAGTATAAGCTCATGTTCGTGTACCTGCACTCATCAGAACATCCAGACGTGCCGGCCTTCTGCGAGGGATGCCTGTGCTCGCCTGTCGTTGCTGCTTTTGTGAATGAGAACTTTGTGGCTTGGGGCGGGAGCATAAGGAGGGAGGAGGGTTTCAAGATGAGCAACAGCCTCAAGGCATCGAGGTTCCCCTTCTGTGCCATTGTCATGCCCTCCACCAACCAGAGGATTGTTCTACTTCAGCAG ATTGAGGGCCCAAAGTCTCCTGAAGAAATGCTTACTATTCTTCAACGTGTGATAGAAGAGTGTGCTCCTTCATTAGTTGCAGCAAGACTTGATGCAGAAGAGCGACGAAACAATCAACAGTTACGAGAGGAGCAAGATGCTGCATATAGAGCAGCACTTGAAGCGGATCAA GCTAGAGAGCGTCAGACGATTGAAGAAGAGGAGAGGTTGAAGAGGGAAGCTGAAGAGGCTGAAAGGAAGcgtaaagaggaagaggaggccttGGAAAGAGCAGCTCGTGAAGCTGCTGATAAAGAAGCTGCTCTTGCTAGAAGGCGGCAAGAGAAAGCAATGTCACTTGGTGTTGAGCCTGATAAAGGACCGGATGTCACCCAA GTCCTTGTTCGATTCCCGACTGGAGAGCGCAAGGAAAGGAGGTTCAATAGTTCGGCTACAATTAGCGCTTTATATGACTATGTTGATTCATTAGAGTGCTTGAAAGCTGAAAACTACACACTGGTCTCGAATTTTCCCCGCGTTTCCTATGGTCCAGAAAAGCATTCATTGACACTCAAGGAAGCAGGTTTGCATCCACAGGCAAGTCTTTTTGTTGAGATCCACTCATGA
- the LOC103984630 gene encoding uncharacterized protein LOC103984630 produces the protein MDEVVITESNPSSSGSDTRIICRVCQKQFSQYTCPRCNSRYCSLQCYKRHNLRCTESFTRENVMEELKQVQPDEETKRKMLDILKRFHSEEEMSSDDEEESTLSEEIIQKVLSGQEVILEDLSPEELKQFRRVIASGELSKLIEPWTPWWRQPSARSISLSPEGCQLVKPVELANGPEDNIAENPVGPESPLPPLRQLIRGDPSPFLAVHVVDVLYSYCFTLRLYNGDWHSDPLGSATVALGMSKVMGDLGRPETVAEALAACLEETCSPVYRHTGGFSFGIGLVDDVVCLLSLGTNALVCLLCDLQRLIQAGERILKSEKIGKTERIDTIRKLKSADRKVSFLMCWVHEQPAEVWSTVENFVELEKTSLAQLDHGSKNFKDERKGKQGSKVLIQEV, from the exons ATGGATGAGGTGGTCATAACAGAATCTAATCCTTCCAGTTCTGGGTCTGATACGAGGATTATATGCCGTGT TTGCCAGAAGCAATTTTCTCAGTATACTTGTCCTCGGTGCAATTCTCGCTACTGCTCTCTTCAATGTTACAAG aggcacaatcttcgctgcacaGAATCTTTCACGCGTGAGAATGTTATGGAGGAGTTGAAACAGGTGCAACCAGATGAGGAAACAAAGAGGAAAATGTTGGACATACTCAAGCGGTTCCACTCTGAGGAAGAGATGAGCTCTGATGATGAAGAGG aaTCCACGCTATCAGAGGAGATCATTCAGAAAGTTTTATCTG GTCAAGAAGTCATACTTGAAGATTTATCTCCCGAGGAACTGAAACAATTTAGGAGAGTTATAGCATCCGGAGAGCTTAGCAAACTTATTGAGCCATGGACCCCTTGGTGGAGACAGCCTTCTGCAAGATCTATATCGCTTAGCCCTGAGGGATGCCAGCTTGTTAAGCCAGTTGAGCTGGCAAATGgtcctgaagataacattgctgaGAATCCAGTCGGCCCAGAAAGTCCGCTGCCACCACTAAGGCAGTTGATACGCGGGGACCCTTCTCCTTTTCTAGCAGTTCATGTGGTTGATGTTCTGTACAGTTACTGCTTTACTCTTCGCCTTTACAATGGGGACTGGCATTCTGATCCCTTGGGTTCTGCTACTGTGGCATTGGGCATGTCGAAAGTCATGGGTGATCTTGGGCGACCTGAGACTGTGGCAGAGGCACTTGCAGCATGCTTGGAGGAAACATGCTCGCCGGTCTATAGACACACCGGAGGTTTCAGTTTTGGGATTGGACTTGTTGATGATGTTGTTTGTCTCCTTTCTTTGGGGACTAATGCTCTAGTCTGCTTGCTGTGTGATCTGCAAAGGCTTATTCAAGCAGGTGAAAGAATACTCAAGTCTGAGAAAATTGGCAAGACAGAAAGAATAGATACAATCAGAAAGCTAAAGTCTGCTGACAGGAAGGTGTCTTTCTTGATGTGCTGGGTTCATGAACAGCCAGCAGAGGTTTGGTCAACGGTAGAAAATTTTGTTGAATTGGAGAAAACTTCTCTTGCACAATTGGATCATGGAAGTAAAAATTTCAAAGATGAAAGGAAAGGGAAGCAAGGATCAAAagttctcattcaggaggttTAG
- the LOC103984632 gene encoding uncharacterized protein LOC103984632 yields the protein MAKLYVQAVPPVDMNKNTEWFMYPGVWTTYILILFFSWLVFLSIFGCNPGTAWTIVNLVHFAITYHFFHWKKGTPFSDDQGIYNSLTWWEQIDNGKQLTRNRKFLTVVPVVLYLIASHTTDYRHPMLFLNTVAVIVLVIAKLPNMHKVRIFGINAGH from the exons ATGGCGAAACTCTACGTGCAGGCGGTGCCACCGGTGGACATGAACAAGAACACGGAGTGGTTCATGTACCCTGGGGTTTGGACCACCTACATCCTCATCCTTTTCTTCTCCTGGCTTGTCTTCCTCTCCATCTTCGGCTGCAACCCGGGCACGGCCTGGACCATCGTCAATCTCGTCCACTTTGCc ATAACCTACCACTTTTTCCATTGGAAGAAGGGAACACCATTCTCTGATGACCAGGGAATCTACAATAGCTTGACTTGGTGGGAGCAGATAGACAATGGCAAACAGCTTACACGTAATCGGAAGTTCTTGACTGTTGTCCCTGTTGTTCT GTACTTGATAGCCTCACACACAACTGATTACCGGCATCCGATGCTTTTCCTGAATACAGTTGCAGTGATTGTGCTGGTCATTGCCAAATTGCCTAACATGCACAAAGTACGGATATTTGGCATCAATGCAGGCCACTGA